GAACTCGGCATGCTGGGCTTGGTTTTCATGACCACTAATGCTTGGTACCTCTCTGTCTCGTATCTTTACCCTTCCTTTGAGAAATCAATGGTTGACGCCCACGTGTACAACCACGATCCTCTCGTGATCCCGGGTTGCACCCCCGTCCGGTTCGAAGATACCATCGAAGTGTTCGAATTGAACCAGGAGGAAGTTTACGTGGGATTCGGTCGTTACGCAAGGGAACTTGGAACGGCCGATGGGATCTTGTCAAACACGTGGCAGGATCTTGAGCCCACAACTCTAAAAGCACTCTCCGAAGCTGGGACCCTCGGTTATGGGAAAGTCAACGAAGTCCCGATTTATCCAATTGGGCCGTTGACTAGGAATGGCGAGCCCACTTTAGAGAGTGAGGTGTTGAAATGGCTTGATCGCCAACCGGATGAGTCAGTGATATACGTGTCCTTTGGGAGTGGAGGGACATTATGTGAAGAACAAATCACGGAATTGGCGTGGGGGTTGGAGCTGAGCCAGCAGCGCTTTGTTTGGGTCATACGCCCGCCGGAAGGGACGGAATCCACGGGAGCGTTTTTCACGGCGGGAAGAGGATCATCAAGGGACTATTGGGCGTCAAAATACTTGCCGGAAGGGTTCATAAAAAGAACGAAAGAGGTGGGTTTAGTGATTCCCATGTGGGGCCCACAGGCGGAGATTTTGAGTCACAGATCGGTGAGGGGATTTGTGACACACTGCGGGTGGAACTCGTCATTAGAGAGCATAGTGAACGGAGTGGCGATGGTGACGTGGCCGTTGTATGCAGAGCAGAAGATGAACGCAGCGTTGCTGACTGAGGAAATGGGTGTGGCGGTTAGGTTGAGGGCGGAGGGTCAGGGAGTGGTGGAGAGGAAGGAGATCGAGAAGAAGGTGAGGATGATAATGGAAGGCAAAGAAGGTGAGGGAATTAGAGAGAGGGTTAAAGAGCTTAAAATTAGTGGGGGAAAAGCCGTCACCAAGGGTGGGTCTTCGTACAATTCCTTGGCTCGTGTGGCTTCGGAATGCGATATTTTCCGGCGCCGTAGAGACGGAGGGTATTAGTCGTCATCATGAAAGCTTTTTAAGTGTTATCTCAAAACCAAAGTCGTTACATGCACTACTAATTGGTGTGACCTTTTTCAGTCGTCTTCTCATAATTATCGtactgatatatatattttcaagcACGTACGTACGATAATTATTGGATAAGGAATTTAACTTTCTATCTTTACTGAGGATGGTCACactaatatatatcaataagaCAAATGTATTACTATATATTGATGTTTTTActtcttataaattaaatttggcaTCTAAATACTGTGCGATTCTAATAATAACTTGAACTTCCCCTATGGGTCACTACTACAAATCATTTAACTTCAAACATAATAGCTCGTATATGATCATATTATAAGTGTATAATAGTGAATCATATTGGAACCTTTCTATCTGTGTGATGctcaaattttatatcttaataAGTTCAATGAGACCCCATGTTACTGCCTTCTCTTCCTCACcctaatctctctctctatttatGCTGCAAGTTGACAATTTGttattcacacacacacacacatatatatatagttgattGGCCATGAAAAATGGgagatttaaattgaaaagttaaCGACATTTCGTCAggaataattaatatatagtcATCTTAGTACAACATAAATTCTGTAGGATATGAAGGGAGAGTGAATGCATGCATGTCCATTTCGTCACCTGATCAGTCAGAAAATGAATCCCAATTATATgtattcaaaatgaaaattgtcaaaattaggtcattaattactaaattgaGATTCTTTTAAGGACTCAAAATGACAACTGTGTCTAATTAGGCCATTATTTCgatatatttttatcctaatataattaattagtcaaAGCATGCATGATTAGtacttttataaaacaaaGGTTGGATTAGAATTTTCAACGTTAaacccatttaaaattatagattaaaCAATATAGCTTCCCTCTAGGGTTATTATCTGTTTGACCTCTGATcctatactttaatttttttacgtatatttatattttatttgttattagtATTGATAATCTTCATATATGCATCTACTCATATTTTACCACTCACtcaattgttattttttttttttttattgaaacgagattaaaaaaatagattcaaCTTAAGTAAAACCCTAAACTTAAAATGTACTGAAATTGATATTTGCACTTACTtacttgaaaatgaaatgaaaataaaaatgacacatttaaattaatagaaaacaTATGCCTTCACAAGAcaatataacaataacaacaatacATTTCTTGacacaataataatgatacaTATCAACCCTAGATTTCGAATTACGAAAGAACGACCAttattctctctaattttttttcttttcaaatttagttaatacTTTTTTAGTACAACCATAATCATGGGAGATTGAAATTGTAGCAATAGAAGATCATGCTAATATGCAGTTGGGTTAAACTcgttttggtttctttttttcaaattattcctCTATTTGTGCATTCcattttcatccttttttccaagtcattcatcaataaaaagaaatagatatatttttttaggaatTATGCTTACGATTTTCATTTACCAAATACTCTTAGATGTAATAACCTAAGCGAAATGGTAAActgttaaaataatataattgtttttaagaaaatatcaaattttcatatatggAAAAtcgtattttttttaatggtaaaaatataagatttgataaaatatttaggcTTCGttgaaaaattgaatgtaatga
This DNA window, taken from Cucumis sativus cultivar 9930 chromosome 6, Cucumber_9930_V3, whole genome shotgun sequence, encodes the following:
- the LOC101215927 gene encoding UDP-glycosyltransferase 72E2, which encodes MGHLIPFLELANRLVLHHNLQATLFVVGTGSSSAESTLLQKPSLVNIVSLPHSLSSLDPNAPICDIIISMMTASFPFLRSSIAAVNPRPAALIVDLFGTPALSIAHELGMLGLVFMTTNAWYLSVSYLYPSFEKSMVDAHVYNHDPLVIPGCTPVRFEDTIEVFELNQEEVYVGFGRYARELGTADGILSNTWQDLEPTTLKALSEAGTLGYGKVNEVPIYPIGPLTRNGEPTLESEVLKWLDRQPDESVIYVSFGSGGTLCEEQITELAWGLELSQQRFVWVIRPPEGTESTGAFFTAGRGSSRDYWASKYLPEGFIKRTKEVGLVIPMWGPQAEILSHRSVRGFVTHCGWNSSLESIVNGVAMVTWPLYAEQKMNAALLTEEMGVAVRLRAEGQGVVERKEIEKKVRMIMEGKEGEGIRERVKELKISGGKAVTKGGSSYNSLARVASECDIFRRRRDGGY